A single Paenibacillus kribbensis DNA region contains:
- a CDS encoding LysR family transcriptional regulator has protein sequence MNIENIEAFVYAVHLGSFVKAAEALYLTQPSVTARIHSLERELNAELFHRSGKQISINEKGKSFLPYAQNILQSYQEAKLMLHQPILTVDKLKIGCATSIANFIIPEILPAFKTKFPNVNVKILTGHSNDILDKVLNNEVDFGMVRTVTHPQIESEIFRHDPIGLFVPINHPLLLNSQVTIEEVSEEPLIFFDYGSVDWLMIYGLFESKNLKPNVVLEVDSMEAAKNLVVNGMGISFLPEHCVKKELESGQLFRVPLVSSGRFDVKIDFIYAKGNHKPAYIEYFIKK, from the coding sequence TTGAATATAGAAAATATTGAGGCATTCGTCTATGCTGTTCATTTAGGGAGTTTTGTTAAAGCAGCAGAGGCACTTTATCTTACCCAGCCTTCTGTAACTGCCCGTATTCACTCCCTGGAACGTGAGCTTAATGCGGAATTATTTCATCGTTCTGGGAAGCAAATCTCAATAAATGAAAAGGGTAAGTCGTTTTTACCATATGCACAAAACATTTTACAATCTTATCAGGAAGCCAAATTAATGTTGCACCAACCAATACTTACGGTTGATAAATTGAAAATTGGATGTGCTACCTCCATCGCGAATTTCATTATCCCTGAAATTCTTCCCGCTTTTAAAACTAAATTCCCCAATGTGAACGTTAAAATTCTAACCGGACATTCTAATGATATATTAGACAAGGTTCTTAACAACGAGGTGGATTTCGGAATGGTTCGAACAGTTACACATCCCCAAATTGAATCAGAGATATTTCGTCATGATCCAATCGGATTGTTTGTCCCTATCAACCATCCCCTATTGCTCAATAGTCAAGTAACTATTGAAGAAGTCAGTGAAGAACCGCTCATCTTTTTTGATTATGGATCGGTAGACTGGCTTATGATTTATGGCTTGTTTGAATCTAAAAATCTAAAGCCAAATGTGGTTCTTGAAGTGGATAGTATGGAGGCTGCAAAAAATTTAGTGGTAAATGGCATGGGAATTAGCTTTTTACCGGAGCATTGTGTGAAGAAAGAACTGGAAAGCGGGCAGTTATTCCGTGTGCCATTAGTCTCATCCGGGAGATTCGATGTAAAAATTGACTTTATCTACGCAAAAGGAAACCATAAACCTGCATATATAGAATATTTTATAAAAAAATAG
- a CDS encoding cation:dicarboxylate symporter family transporter — protein MKKLGLAWQILIGLALGIAVGAIFYGNPLVTDILTPIGDVFIRLIKMIVLPIVISSLVVGIAGSGDMKKLGKIGFKTILYFEIITTVAIVIGLFAGNFFKPGLGIDMSHLAKTDIHQYVNTAENASHHSLADTFVNIVPTNIVQAMGNGDLLAIIFFSVLFGVGISVIGEKGKPVIHFLEAVSEAMFWMTNQIMKLAPLGVFALIGVTVAKFGISSLIPLGKLVIILYLSMFVFVLVVLGIVAKMCGTSIVKILKLLKDEIILAFSTASSEAVLPKLMLKMEQFGCPKSIVSFVVPTGYTFNLAGSALYQSLATLFIVQMYGINLPIWSQISIVVVLMLTSKGMAGVSGASLVVLLATVNSVGLPVEGVALIAGIDRILDMARTVVNVVGNGIASVVIAKWEGQFDHGKADTQK, from the coding sequence ATGAAAAAGTTAGGACTAGCATGGCAAATACTTATCGGATTGGCTCTAGGCATTGCAGTGGGTGCCATTTTCTACGGAAATCCTCTAGTAACGGACATTTTGACGCCGATTGGTGATGTATTTATCCGTCTGATTAAAATGATTGTTTTGCCTATTGTCATTTCTTCTCTTGTAGTAGGTATAGCGGGCTCTGGAGATATGAAAAAATTGGGGAAGATAGGCTTTAAAACGATTCTGTATTTTGAAATTATAACTACTGTAGCAATAGTTATAGGTTTGTTCGCGGGGAATTTTTTCAAACCAGGATTAGGCATTGATATGTCGCATCTGGCCAAAACTGATATACACCAATATGTAAATACCGCAGAAAATGCTAGTCATCACAGTCTGGCTGACACGTTCGTTAATATCGTTCCGACAAACATCGTTCAAGCTATGGGTAACGGCGATTTGCTAGCCATCATTTTCTTCTCTGTACTGTTTGGGGTCGGTATTTCTGTAATTGGTGAAAAAGGTAAACCGGTGATTCATTTTTTGGAAGCCGTCTCTGAAGCGATGTTCTGGATGACCAATCAGATCATGAAATTGGCCCCTCTCGGTGTGTTTGCTTTGATTGGTGTTACAGTTGCTAAATTTGGTATTTCCTCTTTAATACCGCTTGGCAAACTGGTAATTATACTCTATTTGTCCATGTTTGTGTTTGTGCTTGTCGTATTAGGCATAGTAGCAAAAATGTGTGGCACCAGCATTGTGAAAATTTTAAAATTATTGAAGGATGAAATTATTCTGGCTTTCTCGACCGCAAGCTCGGAAGCCGTTCTACCGAAACTGATGCTTAAGATGGAACAATTTGGATGCCCAAAATCGATTGTATCCTTTGTCGTTCCTACCGGATATACTTTTAATTTGGCCGGCTCTGCACTGTATCAATCGCTGGCTACTCTATTTATTGTACAAATGTATGGTATTAATTTACCGATCTGGTCACAGATCAGCATAGTGGTGGTATTAATGTTAACCTCCAAAGGGATGGCTGGTGTTTCCGGCGCTTCCCTGGTTGTTCTGCTAGCTACCGTAAATTCCGTAGGGCTCCCTGTTGAAGGTGTTGCGCTGATTGCTGGAATCGATCGTATTCTCGATATGGCGAGAACCGTTGTTAACGTGGTAGGTAACGGTATAGCTTCAGTCGTTATTGCCAAATGGGAAGGCCAGTTTGATCATGGAAAAGCAGATACTCAAAAATAA
- the aspA gene encoding aspartate ammonia-lyase — translation MNEYRKEKDFLGEKEVPSQAYYGIQTARALENFPITGYRIHESLIRAMATVKKAAALANMEIGQLNPNIGNAIVLAAQEIMDGNWHDQFIVDPIQGGAGTSINMNTNEVIANRAIELLGGTKGDYFKVSPNTHVNMAQSTNDAFPTAIHIATLSLIDKLIVTMKEMLAAFQTKAVQFDGIIKMGRTHLQDGVPIRLGQEFEAYSRVLERDIKRISQTRDHLYEVNMGATAVGTGLNADPRYIKRVVEYLAELSGLPLCNATHLVDGTQNTDAYTEVSAALKVCMINMSKIANDLRLLASGPRTGLGELNLPARQPGSSIMPGKVNPVMAEVVNQVAFQVIGNDHTICLASEAGQLELNVMEPVLVFNLLQSLSMMNQVFNVFRVYCLEEIEANVERCKEYVEKSVGVITALNPHLGYETVARIAREAILTGRSVRELCLLYNVLTEEELEIILNPYEMTNPGIAGAELLEKN, via the coding sequence ATGAATGAATATCGTAAAGAAAAAGATTTTCTTGGAGAAAAAGAAGTTCCATCTCAAGCCTACTACGGTATACAAACTGCTCGAGCATTAGAAAATTTTCCGATCACAGGCTATCGTATCCATGAATCGTTAATTCGTGCTATGGCTACGGTTAAAAAGGCGGCGGCGTTGGCTAATATGGAGATTGGGCAATTGAATCCAAATATCGGTAATGCGATCGTATTGGCAGCGCAAGAGATCATGGACGGTAATTGGCATGACCAATTTATAGTTGATCCTATTCAAGGTGGAGCAGGCACATCCATCAACATGAATACCAATGAGGTTATCGCCAACCGGGCGATCGAGCTGCTGGGGGGAACCAAGGGGGATTATTTCAAAGTGAGCCCCAACACACATGTGAATATGGCCCAATCAACCAACGATGCTTTTCCCACGGCGATTCATATTGCAACCCTTTCTTTGATTGATAAGCTGATCGTCACGATGAAGGAAATGCTCGCAGCATTTCAGACTAAAGCCGTACAATTCGACGGGATTATCAAAATGGGTCGTACTCATCTGCAAGATGGCGTGCCGATCCGTCTGGGGCAGGAGTTTGAGGCCTACAGCAGAGTGCTGGAACGTGATATCAAGAGGATTAGTCAGACTCGTGACCATTTGTACGAGGTTAACATGGGCGCAACAGCCGTCGGCACGGGCTTAAATGCCGATCCCCGATACATTAAACGGGTCGTGGAATATCTTGCCGAGCTCAGCGGATTGCCGCTTTGCAATGCCACGCACCTGGTAGACGGGACGCAAAATACGGATGCTTACACTGAGGTGTCCGCCGCTTTAAAAGTTTGCATGATCAACATGTCAAAGATTGCCAATGATCTGCGTTTGCTTGCCTCCGGGCCTCGCACCGGGCTGGGGGAATTGAATTTGCCGGCACGCCAACCCGGTTCGTCCATTATGCCGGGCAAGGTCAATCCGGTTATGGCGGAGGTAGTGAATCAGGTGGCGTTTCAGGTCATCGGCAATGACCATACGATTTGCCTTGCCTCCGAAGCGGGGCAGCTGGAACTAAATGTTATGGAGCCTGTGCTCGTGTTCAATTTGCTGCAATCGCTGAGTATGATGAATCAGGTGTTCAACGTATTCCGCGTGTATTGTTTGGAGGAAATCGAAGCAAATGTGGAGCGCTGTAAAGAGTATGTGGAGAAAAGTGTAGGGGTTATAACGGCGCTCAACCCGCACTTAGGCTATGAGACAGTCGCGAGAATCGCGCGTGAGGCGATTTTAACGGGGCGTTCGGTACGCGAGCTGTGCCTTCTTTATAACGTTTTGACGGAAGAGGAGCTTGAGATCATTCTTAACCCATATGAGATGACGAATCCAGGTATCGCAGGAGCAGAATTATTGGAAAAGAATTAA
- a CDS encoding DUF4091 domain-containing protein: protein MTVSFDPQYFDVRQISSLEKVFPVNKPLELAEVHELGLLKNESISYQLAYRYTRPYHMSQMEATVQLPKNPLVKVEVLSPISDLVNVRQVKCVPSMYPAYAETDDHYLTTEAGLFPDVLKPFDGMLQFIPYQWRSLWIEVTVPKAAKAGKYPVIIQFTATDGTVVNRQRMTIHIMEGVLPEQQLLHTEWLHGDCLADYYGVEVFGEEHWRILGNFIQTAAKRGINVLLTPLFTPPLDTFIGNERTTIQLVDVSYDVNGYRFGFDKLDKWVQISEAVGITHFEMAHLFSQWGAKYAPKIIVEVGGVPEQRFGWHTPANDPEFRSFLAAFLPALTERLHQLGIAERSLFHISDEPVAGNLHTYLEAKQFVAPYLEGFPIIDAISDVEFYRRGIIDQPVAGSDTIHNFIDEGASNLWVYYCCGQNLHVSNRFLAMPSSRNRILGVQMYKYRIKGFLHWGFNFYNSQYSLKKLNPYVDTAALDTFPSGDSFLVYPSEDGTALESLRLVVLQDALTDLRALQYLESLSSREFVLSLIGEDLQQELTFSCYPRSADYLLHLRNKINKQIEQRLREN, encoded by the coding sequence ATGACTGTTTCATTTGATCCACAGTATTTTGATGTACGTCAAATCAGTTCGCTCGAAAAGGTTTTTCCGGTTAACAAGCCACTGGAACTGGCCGAAGTGCACGAGCTGGGTTTGCTGAAAAATGAATCGATATCCTACCAGTTGGCTTACCGTTATACGCGTCCGTATCATATGAGCCAGATGGAAGCGACGGTTCAATTGCCCAAAAATCCACTGGTCAAGGTGGAGGTGCTGTCGCCAATCAGTGATCTAGTGAACGTGCGCCAGGTCAAATGCGTTCCGTCTATGTACCCAGCCTATGCTGAAACGGATGATCATTATTTGACGACCGAAGCAGGGCTGTTCCCGGATGTGCTTAAGCCTTTTGACGGAATGCTTCAGTTCATACCGTATCAGTGGAGGAGTCTGTGGATTGAGGTGACGGTTCCAAAGGCTGCAAAAGCGGGGAAATATCCGGTTATAATTCAGTTTACAGCTACGGACGGTACAGTAGTAAACCGTCAACGGATGACCATCCATATTATGGAGGGGGTACTACCGGAGCAACAGTTGCTTCATACCGAGTGGCTTCATGGGGATTGTTTGGCGGATTACTACGGTGTTGAGGTGTTTGGGGAAGAACACTGGCGCATTCTGGGCAACTTTATTCAAACGGCGGCCAAACGGGGGATCAATGTGCTGCTGACCCCGCTGTTTACGCCTCCATTGGATACGTTTATAGGTAATGAACGCACCACGATACAGCTTGTGGACGTTTCATATGATGTGAACGGCTACCGATTTGGCTTTGATAAGCTGGACAAATGGGTGCAGATATCCGAAGCGGTGGGCATTACCCATTTTGAAATGGCGCATTTGTTCAGTCAATGGGGAGCAAAGTATGCTCCTAAGATCATCGTTGAGGTTGGTGGTGTTCCCGAGCAGCGCTTCGGCTGGCATACACCAGCAAATGATCCAGAGTTTCGCAGCTTTCTAGCAGCGTTTTTGCCGGCGCTTACGGAACGACTGCACCAGCTAGGCATTGCTGAACGTTCATTGTTTCATATCTCTGATGAGCCGGTGGCCGGCAACCTGCACACCTATCTGGAGGCCAAACAATTCGTTGCTCCTTATCTCGAAGGCTTTCCAATTATAGATGCTATCAGTGATGTGGAATTTTATCGCCGGGGGATTATTGACCAGCCGGTGGCCGGAAGCGATACGATCCACAACTTTATTGATGAAGGTGCCTCCAATTTGTGGGTGTATTATTGCTGCGGTCAAAATCTGCATGTCAGTAATCGATTTTTGGCCATGCCCTCCTCACGCAACCGTATTTTGGGCGTTCAAATGTACAAATACCGGATCAAGGGATTTTTGCATTGGGGATTCAATTTCTATAATTCCCAGTATTCTCTGAAAAAGCTGAACCCATATGTGGATACGGCTGCCCTTGATACTTTTCCTTCTGGAGACAGTTTTCTGGTATATCCTTCTGAGGACGGTACTGCGCTGGAATCTTTAAGGCTGGTGGTGCTGCAGGATGCACTGACGGATTTGCGTGCACTGCAATATTTGGAGAGCCTGAGCAGCAGGGAATTCGTGCTGTCGCTGATTGGGGAGGATTTGCAGCAAGAACTGACTTTTTCCTGTTATCCACGGTCTGCGGATTATCTGCTGCATTTACGCAATAAGATTAATAAACAGATCGAGCAACGGCTTCGGGAAAATTAA
- a CDS encoding NAD-dependent malic enzyme, translating to MSVSSGASTYMLFRIQKEKGRTPLSDIAAIIEKTGGDIVGIDVISSDHTGTIHDIAVNVFDQAHSQLISESLQKLDGVKIIHVSDRTFLAHLGGKIEIASKISVKNRDDLSRVYTPGVAGICTAIAEQPSKAYSLTIKRNTIAVVTDGTAVLGLGDIGPLAAMPVMEGKAMLFKQFADVDAFPICLDMKDPDEMVRTIKALAPAFGGINLEDISAPRCFEIEERLKRELDIPVFHDDQHGTAVALLAGLLNALKITGKQMSEIKVVVNGIGAAGIACSKMLLSAGVKNLIGVDRNGALHRNAHYDNPYWTEFAQITNPNVETGNLSEVIKNADVFIGVSAPNILKVDDVRSMAKDPIVFAMANPIPEIDPELAKPYVKVLATGRSDGHNQINNVLCFPGIFRGALDCRASEINEAMKLAAAQAIASVVTDDELSETYIIPSVFNQEVVKKVRDAVIEAAYRTGVAQKSMRDASYG from the coding sequence ATGTCAGTGTCAAGCGGAGCCAGCACTTATATGTTATTTCGGATTCAAAAAGAAAAAGGACGAACCCCCCTCAGCGATATCGCTGCAATAATTGAAAAAACGGGCGGAGATATTGTGGGGATTGATGTCATCTCGTCCGATCACACGGGCACGATTCACGATATCGCTGTGAACGTATTCGATCAAGCACACAGCCAATTGATCAGCGAGTCGCTTCAGAAGCTAGATGGTGTCAAAATAATTCATGTGTCAGACCGGACTTTCCTTGCACATTTGGGCGGGAAGATTGAAATTGCCTCTAAGATATCGGTGAAGAACCGTGACGACTTGTCACGGGTGTATACCCCCGGTGTCGCAGGCATATGTACGGCGATTGCGGAACAGCCGAGCAAAGCCTACTCGCTGACGATCAAACGCAATACGATTGCGGTAGTTACCGATGGAACGGCCGTTCTGGGGCTAGGTGATATCGGACCATTGGCGGCTATGCCGGTGATGGAAGGCAAGGCTATGCTGTTCAAGCAATTCGCAGACGTGGATGCTTTTCCGATTTGCCTGGACATGAAAGACCCTGACGAAATGGTCCGAACCATTAAGGCACTGGCTCCGGCATTTGGGGGCATCAATCTGGAGGATATTTCGGCACCGCGTTGCTTCGAAATTGAGGAGCGTTTGAAACGGGAGCTAGATATCCCGGTGTTTCACGATGACCAGCATGGAACAGCCGTTGCCCTGTTAGCGGGTCTGTTGAATGCACTCAAAATTACCGGCAAGCAAATGTCGGAGATTAAGGTCGTTGTCAACGGCATCGGTGCAGCGGGCATCGCTTGCTCAAAAATGTTGCTGTCCGCCGGCGTGAAAAATTTGATCGGGGTGGACCGTAATGGGGCTCTTCATCGGAATGCACATTACGATAATCCTTATTGGACTGAGTTTGCTCAAATAACGAATCCGAATGTGGAAACTGGCAACTTGTCCGAAGTGATCAAGAATGCGGATGTTTTTATTGGCGTATCGGCTCCGAACATTCTAAAGGTGGATGACGTTCGTTCTATGGCGAAGGACCCCATTGTCTTTGCTATGGCGAACCCGATTCCAGAGATTGACCCCGAGTTGGCCAAACCTTACGTTAAGGTCTTGGCGACCGGGAGGTCCGATGGTCACAATCAGATCAACAATGTGCTTTGCTTTCCGGGGATTTTCCGCGGCGCATTGGATTGCAGGGCGAGTGAAATCAATGAAGCCATGAAGCTTGCAGCTGCACAGGCGATCGCATCCGTCGTTACAGATGACGAACTGAGCGAAACGTATATTATCCCGAGCGTATTTAATCAGGAAGTGGTAAAAAAGGTTAGAGATGCCGTAATTGAAGCGGCGTATCGTACCGGGGTTGCACAGAAAAGCATGAGAGATGCAAGTTACGGATAA
- a CDS encoding ABC transporter substrate-binding protein: MKKKYGAAKRTVKFGKMLLLLHAFLLVLAACSSGGGAQSTNNEQKGASAGNNEAVETIKVWLPPFSTGDVSDETFWRKQLDKFEKTHHAKVELEIIPWSNYEERYLTAISSENGPDVGYMYMEMLSDYIKLGTLEPLDDYFTQEEKDNYIYWDKGTVAGKQYTVPIIVGNVSVLYANMDILRKSGFTEPPKTWDDLVAYAKKIQQDSPEVYAFVQEWGEPSITGLNHSFYPYLWQAGGELFNKEGTELTLDSPEALKAIKFLNDLKHTYKIIPDAATSLTTQDLKSLLPEGKAAMAIMGTSLSADLDKAGINWDYTTSLTQKQGGTFAAADSLVMLRTAKNKELAAELIKFLTSPEVMEAYHQVIYSAPPISKNEKYYDNAKFEKLYTKDSQLFHTLTPIDGSSKIYDALYKNLQLMILGQLTPEEVQKDTAQYAKSIYNR, from the coding sequence ATGAAGAAGAAGTACGGTGCCGCGAAGCGTACGGTCAAGTTTGGCAAGATGCTGTTGTTACTACATGCATTCTTGCTCGTTCTTGCCGCCTGTTCGTCGGGAGGTGGGGCCCAATCGACCAACAACGAACAGAAGGGGGCAAGCGCTGGCAACAATGAAGCGGTGGAAACGATTAAGGTATGGCTGCCTCCATTTTCTACCGGTGATGTTTCTGATGAAACATTTTGGCGGAAGCAGCTTGATAAGTTCGAGAAGACCCATCATGCAAAAGTTGAGCTGGAGATTATTCCGTGGTCCAACTATGAAGAACGATATTTGACGGCTATTTCATCGGAAAATGGACCGGATGTCGGTTATATGTATATGGAAATGCTGAGCGATTATATCAAGCTCGGTACGCTGGAACCGCTTGATGATTATTTTACACAGGAAGAAAAGGATAATTATATTTACTGGGATAAGGGGACCGTGGCGGGAAAACAGTATACTGTTCCTATCATTGTGGGGAATGTCAGTGTACTGTATGCCAATATGGACATTCTCAGAAAATCGGGTTTTACCGAGCCTCCGAAAACGTGGGATGATCTCGTTGCCTATGCCAAGAAAATTCAACAGGACAGCCCTGAGGTGTACGCTTTTGTACAAGAATGGGGTGAGCCTTCCATAACCGGACTTAACCACTCGTTTTATCCGTATTTGTGGCAAGCTGGAGGCGAGCTTTTCAATAAGGAAGGGACCGAATTGACCCTGGACAGTCCTGAAGCGCTAAAAGCCATAAAATTTCTTAATGATTTGAAGCATACCTACAAGATCATTCCGGATGCGGCCACCTCGCTCACGACACAGGATCTCAAATCATTATTGCCTGAAGGTAAGGCGGCAATGGCTATTATGGGAACGAGCTTAAGCGCGGATCTCGATAAAGCAGGAATAAACTGGGATTATACAACATCGCTAACACAAAAGCAGGGCGGGACCTTCGCGGCGGCCGACTCACTGGTCATGCTGCGCACAGCCAAAAATAAGGAACTTGCGGCAGAACTGATCAAGTTTTTGACGAGTCCCGAGGTGATGGAAGCATATCATCAGGTGATCTATAGCGCTCCTCCTATTTCCAAAAACGAAAAGTACTATGATAATGCCAAATTTGAGAAGCTGTATACCAAGGATTCGCAATTATTTCACACGTTAACGCCGATTGACGGCTCAAGCAAAATATATGACGCATTGTACAAAAATCTACAGCTGATGATTTTGGGGCAGCTTACTCCGGAAGAAGTACAGAAGGATACCGCCCAGTATGCTAAAAGTATTTATAACAGATAA
- a CDS encoding carbohydrate ABC transporter permease — protein sequence MSQNTRELYFVGYTRIFMAVVLAALSALALLPFLYMAYLSLTQSSTLSLQWKPADLGLENYRRVLIHFHFFRYLENSIIASGLACALNAIISAMAAYGFAKKQFTGKRTLFFLYIVTLMVPSQATLIPQFMLIRELNMLNTYIGLVLPVINAFGVFLLRQFMKEVPDELLAAADMDGSGEIRKFMSIVLPLLRPAIVALTIFTFITTWNDFIWPLVITTDQGMRTLPLALSILKGNYTTNYGLVMAGSLLTFLPPFLLYQVLQRQFIQGIALSGIKG from the coding sequence ATGAGTCAAAATACGCGAGAGCTCTACTTTGTTGGGTACACTCGAATTTTCATGGCAGTTGTCCTGGCTGCTCTCAGTGCACTCGCGCTGCTTCCGTTTCTGTATATGGCCTATTTATCACTCACCCAATCCAGCACGCTTTCTTTGCAATGGAAGCCTGCCGACCTTGGATTGGAAAATTACCGGCGCGTCCTCATTCATTTTCATTTTTTTCGTTACTTGGAAAACAGTATAATCGCTTCTGGTCTGGCGTGCGCACTCAATGCGATTATCTCGGCAATGGCCGCTTACGGGTTTGCCAAAAAGCAGTTTACTGGCAAGCGGACGCTGTTCTTCCTATACATTGTGACGCTGATGGTGCCCAGTCAGGCTACGCTGATTCCACAGTTTATGTTGATCAGAGAACTGAATATGCTCAATACGTATATTGGGCTTGTTTTGCCCGTTATTAACGCTTTTGGCGTGTTTTTACTGCGGCAGTTTATGAAAGAGGTGCCGGATGAACTGCTTGCGGCTGCGGACATGGATGGCTCTGGTGAAATACGTAAATTTATGAGTATTGTATTGCCGTTGCTGCGGCCCGCCATTGTAGCGTTGACGATTTTTACGTTTATTACGACATGGAATGACTTTATTTGGCCTCTTGTCATTACTACTGACCAGGGGATGCGGACACTGCCGCTTGCACTGTCTATTCTAAAGGGCAATTACACAACCAACTATGGATTGGTCATGGCTGGCTCATTGCTGACTTTTTTGCCGCCGTTCCTGCTTTATCAGGTACTACAACGGCAATTTATTCAAGGAATTGCATTGAGCGGCATCAAAGGATAG
- a CDS encoding aspartate/glutamate racemase family protein, which produces MIETVGIMGGMGPLATVDLMNKIIRLTPAQNDQDHIHMIVDNYPQIPDRTSAIMGKGSDPLPFMKQSAKRLEDAGADLIVIACNTAHYYLQDIQETVRTPIVNMPKETASFIGEAGIRRVSLLATDGTLKTLLYQNALREKGITVLEPDEITQAIVMEGIYSVKAGHIEKGKRLLVNAFQTMIAKGTEAVVAACTEIPIVLNEVDGIKVIDPTYILAKKVVDVAYREHVL; this is translated from the coding sequence ATGATAGAAACTGTTGGAATTATGGGAGGGATGGGGCCGCTCGCAACAGTCGATTTGATGAACAAAATTATTCGACTAACCCCTGCCCAAAATGACCAGGATCATATTCATATGATCGTTGATAATTATCCTCAGATTCCGGATCGTACATCAGCCATAATGGGTAAAGGCAGTGATCCCCTTCCCTTTATGAAACAATCTGCCAAGAGATTGGAGGATGCCGGTGCAGATTTGATTGTAATCGCTTGCAATACTGCACATTATTATCTGCAAGACATTCAAGAAACGGTTAGGACTCCGATTGTTAATATGCCCAAAGAAACTGCAAGTTTCATAGGCGAAGCTGGTATTAGACGTGTCTCATTGTTAGCGACTGACGGTACATTGAAAACGTTGCTTTATCAAAACGCTCTCCGTGAGAAAGGCATTACTGTGTTGGAGCCTGATGAGATTACACAAGCTATCGTAATGGAAGGTATTTATTCAGTAAAAGCTGGACATATCGAAAAAGGCAAGCGTTTATTGGTGAACGCATTTCAAACGATGATTGCCAAAGGAACGGAGGCCGTTGTTGCAGCTTGCACAGAGATTCCAATTGTCTTGAATGAAGTAGACGGGATTAAAGTAATAGATCCAACTTATATTTTAGCCAAGAAGGTTGTAGATGTTGCCTACCGGGAGCATGTGTTGTAA
- a CDS encoding carbohydrate ABC transporter permease, which translates to MKHKTIDAWTGRLFVLPSFLLILVFSIIPIVLTVLLSFTKYNMIQQPEWIGLRNYGYLLSDPFVAASVKNTLLFTLLVVPLQTVLALLIAEVLHAKFQGRFSRFVRGSLFVPVISSTILIGTVWSILLMTDGGMVNTLLDGLSIPKVNWLGTTQTALVSVALITVWKNIGYFLVLYYAGILNIPASLYEAANVDGASAWYRFWHITVPLLRPITVLVVTLGTIWAFQVFDLVYTMTGGGPGRSTVTLVLTIYRSAFKDLSMGYASAISVLFLCLIMVITMLQRLLFGRDKEAQL; encoded by the coding sequence ATGAAACACAAAACGATAGATGCTTGGACAGGGAGGCTGTTCGTATTACCCAGTTTTTTGCTTATACTGGTGTTCTCTATCATTCCGATTGTGTTGACGGTACTGCTCAGCTTCACAAAGTACAATATGATTCAGCAACCGGAATGGATTGGTTTGAGAAATTACGGTTATCTGTTATCAGATCCCTTTGTAGCGGCATCCGTGAAAAATACGCTGTTATTCACCTTGCTTGTTGTTCCGCTGCAGACGGTGCTGGCGTTGCTTATTGCCGAGGTTTTACATGCGAAATTTCAGGGGCGTTTTAGCCGATTTGTTAGAGGATCGCTGTTTGTCCCGGTCATTTCCTCGACAATTCTGATCGGCACAGTCTGGTCCATTTTGTTGATGACAGACGGAGGGATGGTCAATACGCTGCTGGACGGTTTGAGCATTCCCAAGGTGAACTGGCTGGGAACGACGCAAACGGCGCTTGTAAGTGTCGCTTTGATTACCGTGTGGAAAAATATCGGATATTTTCTGGTCCTATACTATGCAGGCATACTGAATATTCCTGCCAGCTTGTATGAAGCCGCAAATGTAGACGGAGCGAGCGCGTGGTACCGATTTTGGCACATTACGGTACCACTGCTCCGGCCCATTACGGTTCTGGTTGTAACGCTTGGGACGATCTGGGCATTTCAGGTGTTCGATCTGGTTTATACGATGACTGGTGGTGGGCCCGGAAGATCTACGGTGACACTGGTGCTGACGATTTACCGATCAGCCTTCAAGGATCTCAGTATGGGTTATGCAAGTGCGATCTCGGTGCTCTTTTTATGCCTTATCATGGTTATTACGATGCTGCAGCGCTTGTTGTTTGGCCGAGACAAGGAGGCACAGCTATGA